Genomic DNA from Pistricoccus aurantiacus:
GTCGTGGCACGCAGCACGTCTCGCAGCGTGGCAATATCCAGTCGCCGATAGGCCAGCGCCAGCAGCAGAGCGCCGAAGGCGCCTATCGCGGAGGCCTCCGTCGGCGTGGCGAAGCCGCCGAGAATCGAGCCCAGTACCGCGACGATCAGCAGGATCGGCGGTATCAATCCCTTGAGCAGCAGCGTGAATACACTGCCTCGGTGACCGATTTCCTCCATCAGCGTCTGACGATCCACCGCCGGCGCCATCTGGGGCTTGAGCCAGGCAATGATGCCTACATAGAGAATATACAGCACCACCAGGATCAGCCCCGGCACCAGGGCGCCCAGGAAAAGATCGCCTACGGAGACGGTCTTGGGGCTGAAGATGCCCATGTCGAGCTGAGCCTGCTGGTAGGCGCTGGACAGCACGTCGCCCAGCAGCACCAAGGCGATGGAAGGCGGAATGATCTGGCCGAGGGTGCCGGTGGCGCAGATGGTGCCGGTGGCCAGGGTAGGGCTGTAGCCGCGCTTGAGCATGGTCGGCAGCGAGAGCAGGCCCATGGTGACCACCGTGGCGCCGACGATGCCGGTGGAGGCCGCCAGCAGCATGCCCACCAGGGTCACCGAAATGCCCAGGCCGCCGCGCAAGGCGCCGAACAGCAGTGCCATGGCGTCTAGCAGGGTTTCCGCCACCTTGGATTTTTCCAGCAGCACGCCCATCAGCACGAATAGCGGCACCGCGAGCAGGGTCTGGTTGGTCATGATGCCGTAGAGGCGATTGGGAAAGGCGGCCAGGAATATCGGATCGAAATGGGCATCGATACCCAGTGCCTGCAGGCCCAGGCCCAGGCCGGCGAAGGCCAGGGCGGTGCCGGACAGACTCAAGGCGACCGGGTAGCCGGCCATCAGCACCACGCAGACAACCGCGAACAGCATCAAGGGCATGAATTCTAGCATTACAGTCGCTCCTCGAGATGCTCATCGGTCGCGGGTGGCGCGATGCGCCCGGCGATGATCAGAGCATTGCGAGTGATCTCGACGCTGCCTTGTAGGATCATCAGGACGCCGAACATGGGAATCAACGTCTTGAGCACAAACACCCCGGGAATGCCCCCGGCTTCCGAGGAACCTTCGAGAATTCCCCAGGACTTGCCGACATAGCCCAGGCTCGACAGCACCACGAAGATCATTACCGGCATGAGTAGAAATACTGTGCCCAGCAGATCGATCCAGGCCTTCTTTTTTACCGACAGCGCGCGATAGAAGATATCCACTCGCACATGGCTGTCGTGACGCAGCGCGTAGGCTGCCGCCAGCAGAAAAACCGTGGCATGACTGTACATCACCGCTTCCTGGGCCAGGTTGCTGTTGATATCAAAGGCATAGCGCAGCACCACGATGGAAAATTCCACCAGCATCATCGCCAGCAGCAGCCAGGCAAGCCCTCTGCCAAGCCACTCGTTGAGACTGTCCAGCCGGGCAAACACCTTGGGTAAGGGAGAGGGAGGGGGCATATGCGACTCGCTTTGAAAAAGGCAGTCAGCCTGAGCGGGAGAATGGAACGAGGCGCGGCGAAAAGCCTTTACAGCTTGATCAGCGCCTCGATACAGGTAGGCGGCAAGCGTACGTCCACGGCGATGGGCAGATGATCAGAAAACAGCTGATCGAGCACCTGAACCCGTTCGGCGGTCAGCGTGCGCGAAAGCAGAATATGATCCAAGGCGCGACGCGGCTGCCAGGCCGGATAACTGGGAGGAAGTGGAATCGGGTTCAGCGGCAGGGAAGCACAAAACGGCGCGTGGGCCAGCAGCTGTTCCTGAGTGCAGTTGAGATCCCCCATCACTATGACATGACGCAGCGGCTCGATAAGCTTGCTCAGGTAATCGAGTTGACGCAGCCGCCCTCGATTGCTGAGCGCCAGGTGGGCGACAAATACATGCAGCGCGTCCTCGCCGTTGCCGAAACGAGTATGAATGGCGCCGCGCCCCCGAGCACCCGGCAGGCGATGCTCTTCGATCTGAGTCGGCCGGAGTCGAGACAGCAAACCGTTGCTGTGCTGGGCGACGCGACCCAGATTGCGATTGAGCTGCTGAAAATGATGGGGAAAGCCCGCCTGCCGGGCCAGGTATTCCACCTGGTTGACGTTACCGGAGCGAAAACTTCCTCCGTCCGCCTCCTGAAGCCCGACGATGTCGAACGCACCCAGTACCTGACTCATCAGATCCAGACGATTCTTGCGCCGCGGATTGGGCAGCACATGCTGCCAGCTTCGCGTCAAGTAATGATGATAAGCGGAAGTCTGGATACCTACCTGAAGATTGAAGGTCAGCAGCCGTAGATGGCCCTGATCGATACTCGACACAGGGGTACCGCTCACTTATTGGCTCCTTTCCTCGCGAGTTTCCTCAACCAGAGCGTCGGCGATGATCAGCATGTTCTCGAGGCTGCCGGCCTTGGATGGCGTGATCACGTAGCGACCGTCGACGATCAGCGCCGGCACACCCATCAGCTTATAGGCGCGGATACGAGCGTGTGCCCGGTTGACCTGGCTCTTGACGCCAAAAGAGGTCAGCATTTCGCGGGCCTGCTCCTCGCTGACGCCGTAATCGCTAAAGAAAGCTGCAATATCGTCCACTTCCGTCAGCTTGCGTCCTTCGTCCTGTATCGCCTTGAAGAAATCCTCGTGAACCTGGTCAAGGATGCCCAGCTCCTTGGCCGCATAGAATGCCACCGCATGCTTGTTCCAGGCCCCGCCCAAGGTGGCGGGCAGACGTGTGAAGGTGACATCTTCAGGCAGTTCCTCTGCCCATGACTCGATCATCGGTTCGAGATTGTAGCAATGAGGACAGCCGTACCAGAAAGCTTCGGTGACCTCGATCCGCTCCTTTCCAGTTTGGGTCGATACTGGCTCGTCGAGAACCTCGTAGTCCTGGCCTGCCACCGGAGCTGCAGCCAAGGTAAGGCCGCTAAGACTCAATCCGGCGAACAGGGCGATCAGTGACTTGTACATTACAACGATTCCTTATTATCAAGGCAGTCAGCGCGCTGATCGATATCGATCAATGTAGTCCCAACAGGTAGGTGGATACTGCCTCCATGTCCGCTTCGCTCATCTTCGAGGCGATATTGCGCATGATGGCATTGGGGTCGTTATGACGCTCGCCCTTGGAGAAGGCTGCCAGGGTCGAGACAGCATATTCCGGATGCTGGCCGGAAAGGGCGGGATAAACGGCGGTACCGATACCTTCGCCAGTAGGCGTATGACACGCCGCGCAGGCGGGAATGCCCTTGGCGCGGTCGCCGGCGCGATAGAGTTCGCGACCGCGCTCGACGACCTCTTCCTCGGCTTCCACCTGGCCCAGGTTGGCCTCCATATTGGCGAAGTAGGCGGCGACGTCTGCGGCGTCCTGATCGGAATAGTCATCGACTTGACCGACCATCTGGGCAACCACGCGCTCGCCATCGCGAATGTTACGAATCTGTTTGGCCAAGTAGGTGGCCTGCTGTCCAGCAAGATTGGGGAAGGTACCCAGAGCGCTGATACCCTGCTGTCCGTGGCAGGCGGCGCAGGCCTGAGCCTTTTCCTTGCCGGCGGCGGGATCGCCTTGAGTTTGTGCATGCGCCACGCCAGCGGCGCCAAGAATGATTGCCAAGCTTGCCAGTAACTTTCTCATCGCTAATCCGCTATATCGTTTATTGGTTGCGCCAGCCGTGGGGTAAACAGCGAGATGTCGACGACTCGTCGCCAGCGCGGGCGTGATGGTACACTTGTTCACCCCAAGTTGCGGTCAAAAAAGCCATTGTAGTATAGCGAATCCCTGTGGCAACGGGAATCCGTCGTGGTCCACCCGCGTCCAAGTGCCACTGGTGGATGTCGTTATCAAGCCCGTCTACCGGAACCTGTCAGGATACCTTGCCTTCATGTCACGTCTCAATGAATCGATGGGCCTCAACTATCCCACCGCCCGCTTTCTCGTCAGTGCTCCCACCTTGGCGCTGTGTCCGCCGGACAGCGGAGCGGAGGTGGCCTTCGCCGGTCGCTCCAACGCGGGAAAATCCAGTGCGATCAACGCTCTGACCCAACAGAAAGCGCTGGCGCGCACCTCGAAAACCCCGGGCCGTACTCAGTTGATCAACTTCTTCAGTCTGGCGGGCGATGAAAATCTGCGTCTGGTGGATCTGCCCGGCTACGGCTACGCCAAGGTGCCGGAGCAGGTCAAACGTGAGTGGCAGCGCCATCTGGCGGATTATCTGCAGCGGCGTCAATCCTTGCGCGGCCTGGTGCTGGTCATGGACGTTCGCCATCCGCTGACCGAGTTCGACGAGACCCTGCTGGGTTTCGCGGATCAGAAAGAGCTGCCGGTGCGGATCCTGCTGACCAAGGCAGACAAGCTCAAGCGCGGCCCCGCCAGTACGTCGCTTGCCCAGGTGAGAAGTCGCTTGCGTGAATGGGAGGATCTGGTAAGCGTGCAGCTGTTTTCATCCCTCAAGCGTGAGGGCGTGGTAGAAGCCAGGGCGCAGTTGGATGCCTGGCTGCTGGCAGAGCGCTAGTCAGTTTTTTCCGTTCATCCATTCGATCAGCGTCGGCAGTTCACGAACGTGGTCCAGGCGGTACACCTGGCGCGGCAGCCGGGTCGGCGCTTCCCCGTCGATATCGATCCAGGCCACGCGCATGCCCAGGCGCTGGGCCGGCAGCACGTCATGCTGCCAGGAATCGCCTACGTGCAGCGCTTCGCTGGGGCGGCTGGCCAAGCGCGCCAAGGCGGCCAGAAAGGGCCTGGGATCCGGTTTGGGAGCGAGCATTTCTCCAGCGGCGATGGAGACGTCAAAGTGCCTGGCCAAGGGCAGACGAGCAAGCTCGACGTTGCCATTGGTGATCGCGCCCAGGCGGTAACGCTGGCTCAGCGCTGCGAGCATGGCGTCGACTTCCGGATAGGGTGTGAGCTCGTGGCGCAGCGTCATGAAGCGGTGCATGGCGGCGCCCGCCCAGTACTCCGCCGTCTGCCGGGGCAGCCCGTGCTGCTCCAGCAGCTCCAACAGGCTCTGTCGGCGTACCCAGGTGAAATCGCCGCGGCGCAGCGGCTCTCGACCGGCTACCTCACGGCGGCGTGCCTGATAGGCGCTCAGCGGGAAACGCTCGGTAAAACGACCCAGAGCAAGCGGATCCGTCAGGTCGTTATCCGGTAGCAGCTCCTCCAGCAACGCCTTGTCCAGCCAGGCATAGTGGCCGTGCTCCGTGGCCTCCATGACCCCGCTGTTGTCCCAGAGGGTGTCATCGAGATCGAAGGTCAGTGCCTTCAGTGGCGTGGAAGAGGATGACGTGTGCATGGTTGATTCAAGAGTAGTCCGCCGAGTAGGTTGAGTTAGCGGGTGGGTTTTCGCCGCGCCCTCGGGTGGGCGCTGTCGTAGCTGGCAGCCAGGTGCTGCCAGTCGAGCCGAGTGTAGACCTGAGTCGTGGATAGATTGCTATGACCGAG
This window encodes:
- a CDS encoding endonuclease/exonuclease/phosphatase family protein; its protein translation is MSGTPVSSIDQGHLRLLTFNLQVGIQTSAYHHYLTRSWQHVLPNPRRKNRLDLMSQVLGAFDIVGLQEADGGSFRSGNVNQVEYLARQAGFPHHFQQLNRNLGRVAQHSNGLLSRLRPTQIEEHRLPGARGRGAIHTRFGNGEDALHVFVAHLALSNRGRLRQLDYLSKLIEPLRHVIVMGDLNCTQEQLLAHAPFCASLPLNPIPLPPSYPAWQPRRALDHILLSRTLTAERVQVLDQLFSDHLPIAVDVRLPPTCIEALIKL
- a CDS encoding TRAP transporter large permease; the encoded protein is MLEFMPLMLFAVVCVVLMAGYPVALSLSGTALAFAGLGLGLQALGIDAHFDPIFLAAFPNRLYGIMTNQTLLAVPLFVLMGVLLEKSKVAETLLDAMALLFGALRGGLGISVTLVGMLLAASTGIVGATVVTMGLLSLPTMLKRGYSPTLATGTICATGTLGQIIPPSIALVLLGDVLSSAYQQAQLDMGIFSPKTVSVGDLFLGALVPGLILVVLYILYVGIIAWLKPQMAPAVDRQTLMEEIGHRGSVFTLLLKGLIPPILLIVAVLGSILGGFATPTEASAIGAFGALLLALAYRRLDIATLRDVLRATTSVTSMVFLILIGAALFSLTFRAYGGEELVTHLFENMPGGVIGATLIVMLVIFLLGFILDFIEITFVVVPIVGPVLLAMGLDPIWLGIMIAINLQTSFLTPPFGFALFYLRGVAPASVSTATIYRGVLPFILIQLGMLVALAFFPGLATWLPGWLQ
- a CDS encoding HAD family hydrolase is translated as MHTSSSSTPLKALTFDLDDTLWDNSGVMEATEHGHYAWLDKALLEELLPDNDLTDPLALGRFTERFPLSAYQARRREVAGREPLRRGDFTWVRRQSLLELLEQHGLPRQTAEYWAGAAMHRFMTLRHELTPYPEVDAMLAALSQRYRLGAITNGNVELARLPLARHFDVSIAAGEMLAPKPDPRPFLAALARLASRPSEALHVGDSWQHDVLPAQRLGMRVAWIDIDGEAPTRLPRQVYRLDHVRELPTLIEWMNGKN
- a CDS encoding thiol:disulfide interchange protein DsbA/DsbL; amino-acid sequence: MYKSLIALFAGLSLSGLTLAAAPVAGQDYEVLDEPVSTQTGKERIEVTEAFWYGCPHCYNLEPMIESWAEELPEDVTFTRLPATLGGAWNKHAVAFYAAKELGILDQVHEDFFKAIQDEGRKLTEVDDIAAFFSDYGVSEEQAREMLTSFGVKSQVNRAHARIRAYKLMGVPALIVDGRYVITPSKAGSLENMLIIADALVEETREERSQ
- a CDS encoding TRAP transporter small permease subunit — its product is MPPPSPLPKVFARLDSLNEWLGRGLAWLLLAMMLVEFSIVVLRYAFDINSNLAQEAVMYSHATVFLLAAAYALRHDSHVRVDIFYRALSVKKKAWIDLLGTVFLLMPVMIFVVLSSLGYVGKSWGILEGSSEAGGIPGVFVLKTLIPMFGVLMILQGSVEITRNALIIAGRIAPPATDEHLEERL
- a CDS encoding c-type cytochrome; translated protein: MRKLLASLAIILGAAGVAHAQTQGDPAAGKEKAQACAACHGQQGISALGTFPNLAGQQATYLAKQIRNIRDGERVVAQMVGQVDDYSDQDAADVAAYFANMEANLGQVEAEEEVVERGRELYRAGDRAKGIPACAACHTPTGEGIGTAVYPALSGQHPEYAVSTLAAFSKGERHNDPNAIMRNIASKMSEADMEAVSTYLLGLH
- the yihA gene encoding ribosome biogenesis GTP-binding protein YihA/YsxC, yielding MSRLNESMGLNYPTARFLVSAPTLALCPPDSGAEVAFAGRSNAGKSSAINALTQQKALARTSKTPGRTQLINFFSLAGDENLRLVDLPGYGYAKVPEQVKREWQRHLADYLQRRQSLRGLVLVMDVRHPLTEFDETLLGFADQKELPVRILLTKADKLKRGPASTSLAQVRSRLREWEDLVSVQLFSSLKREGVVEARAQLDAWLLAER